In Nicotiana tabacum cultivar K326 chromosome 19, ASM71507v2, whole genome shotgun sequence, one DNA window encodes the following:
- the LOC142173750 gene encoding uncharacterized protein LOC142173750, translating to MSANAKFLKEILSSKRKLEKTTMVKLNAYCSAILQNKIPQKCGDPGIFTIPYSLGSEKFDKALCDSGASINLMPLSVFRKMEGELGMIKSIPVSLQLADQTTILPEGIIEDILVRVDKFVFPIDFIVVDMEVNKEVPLILGRSFLCTGRAILNICEGQLMLKVSNKKVVFQMKRMMK from the coding sequence ATGTCGGCCAATGCAAAGTTCTTGAAGGAAATCCTGTCTAGCAAGAGAAAATTAGAGAAAACAACAATGGTCAAGCTAAATGCCTACTGCAGTGCCATATTgcaaaataaaattccccaaaaGTGTGGGGACCCAGGTATCTTTACCATACCATATTCGTTGGGGAGTGAAAAATTTGACAAGGCCCTCTGTGATTCTGGTGCGTCGATAAATCTAATGCCTCTATCTGTATTCAGGAAAATGGAAGGTGAGCTCGGAATGATCAAATCGATACCAGTGTCCCTACAACTAGCTGACCAAACCACCATTCTACCTGAGGGAATCATTGAGGATATTCTAGTGCGGGTGGACAAGTTTGTGTTCCCCATAGACTTTATTGTGGTGGATATGGAGGTGAACAAGGAGGTGCCTCTAATTCTAGGAAGGTCATTCTTATGTACAGGCAGAGCTATCCTTAATATCTGTGAGGGGCAGCTTATGCTCAAAGTGAGCAATAAGAAAGTGGTGTTTCAGatgaagaggatgatgaaataG
- the LOC107830953 gene encoding uncharacterized protein LOC107830953, whose product MLRFSRTLSRESSQSGSATRNSEDLSDSSCAQVFQSTQASPNGISIFQGLIEKVRRTVRGSADDIGWLQRASYMPPVEDQTDRFVEILDDIRHGLHKLPNSMVYLLVPGLFSNHGPLYFVNIKTSFSKMGLTCHIAKIHSEASVEKNAREIKDYIEEVYWGSSKRVLLLGHSKGGVDAAAALSMYWSDLKDKVAGLVLAQSPYGGSPIASDILREGQLGDYVNIRKIMEILICKVIKGDMQALGDLTYEKRKEFLSKYHLPKELPVVSFQTEASISPAVLATLSRVAHAEMPTFSTAQPATFPVVMPLGAVMAACAQLLQIRYGQKSDGLVTCRDAEVPGSVVIRPKRKLDHAWMVYSSLNDDPMEADASQVCEALLTLLVEVGQRKRHEISNKDE is encoded by the exons ATGCTCCGCTTCTCCAGAACCTTATCTAGAGAGTCTTCTCAAAGTGGTAGTGCAACAAGGAACTCAGAGGATCTATCTGACAGTTCCTGTGCACAGGTTTTTCAATCAACGCAGGCCAGCCCAAATGGCATTTCCATTTTCCAAGG CCTTATAGAGAAGGTGAGAAGGACGGTTCGTGGGTCAGCTGATGATATTGGATGGCTACAACGTGCTTCATATATGCCTCCTGTCGAAGATCAAACTGATAGATTTGTGGAAATCCTCGACGATATTAG GCATGGACTACATAAATTACCAAATTCAATGGTTTACTTGTTAGTTCCAG GTCTATTTAGCAATCATGGACCGCTTtactttgttaatattaaaacaAGCTTTTCAAAAATGGGACTCACTTGTCATATAGCCAAAATTCATAGTGAG GCCTCTGTGGAAAAGAATGCTAGAGAAATAAAAGATTACATTGAAGAAGTTTATTGGGGCTCCAGTAAACGTGTCTTGCTTCTTGGACACAGTAAAGGGGGAGTAGATGCAGCAGCTGCTCTGTCCATGTATTGGTCTGATTTGAAAGATAAGGTTGCAGGGCTGGTTTTAGCGCAGAGTCCCTATGGTGGAAGTCCAATTGCTTCAGACATTCTGCGAGAAGGACAGCTTGGTGATTATGTAAACATCCGCAAGATTATGGAGATTCTCATTTGTAAAGTAATCAAG GGTGACATGCAAGCTTTgggagatttgacttatgagaagAGGAAGGAATTCTTGAGCAAATACCATTTGCCAAAGGAGCTTCCTGTTGTTTCCTTCCAAACGGAGGCCAGCATTTCTCCAGCGGTCTTGGCCACATTATCCCGTGTGGCGCACGCAGAAATGCCAACTTTTTCTACTGCCCAGCCTGCTACGTTTCCAGTGGTGATGCCTCTTGGTGCTGTGATGGCGGCATGCGCCCAGCTTCTTCAGATCAGGTATGGTCAGAAGAGTGACGGGCTTGTCACTTGTCGTGATGCAGAAGTCCCTGGGTCTGTGGTCATTAGGCCAAAACGGAAATTAGACCATGCTTGGATGGTATATTCATCATTAAACGATGACCCGATGGAGGCTGATGCATCTCAAGTTTGTGAAGCTCTTCTAACTTTACTAGTAGAAGTAGGACAGAGGAAAAGACATGAAATATCTAACAAAGATGAATGA